In Nymphaea colorata isolate Beijing-Zhang1983 chromosome 3, ASM883128v2, whole genome shotgun sequence, a genomic segment contains:
- the LOC116251358 gene encoding xyloglucan endotransglucosylase/hydrolase protein 3-like produces the protein MASAFFCISAIFLLFVLIHEVVLLEGSEDAAFSESYNISWGNGHVQSFFAGREIHLLMDKMSGSGFQSKLDYSSGLFHMDIKVPSRNSAGIVTAFYLKSSQSNGHDELDFEFLGNLEGKPIHLQTNIFVNGHGNREEKIRLWFDPSKNFHSYKILWNRYLTAFLVDEIPIRVFMNKGVAYPSKAMQVMGSLWNGEDWATNGGKDKINWMYAPFTASFRTFSIDGCPAFEGGPQCYSSKYWWNGGGYAGLSPKQILAYRMIRKRHLVYDYCTDRRRYPVPPPECSQTV, from the exons atggCATCtgctttcttttgtatttctgCAATATTCCTTCTGTTTGTTCTCATTCATGAGGTTGTGCTTCTCGAGGGATCGGAAGATGCAGCGTTCAGTGAGAGCTACAATATCTCATGGGGAAACGGCCACGTCCAGTCATTCTTTGCTGGGAGGGAGATTCATTTGCTCATGGATAAAATGTCTg GGTCAGGATTTCAATCTAAATTGGACTACTCTTCTGGACTCTTCCACATGGATATCAAAGTCCCAAGTAGGAACTCTGCGGGAATTGTTACTGCTTTCTAC CTGAAGAGCTCCCAATCGAATGGACATGACGAACTGGACTTTGAGTTCTTGGGCAACCTCGAGGGCAAGCCGATTCATCTTCAAACCAATATATTTGTCAATGGCCATGGCAACAGGGAAGAAAAGATTCGACTCTGGTTTGATCCTTCAAAGAATTTCCACTCCTACAAAATTCTGTGGAATAGATACTTGACAGC GTTCTTGGTGGACGAGATACCGATCAGGGTGTTCATGAACAAGGGGGTGGCGTACCCAAGCAAGGCGATGCAGGTGATGGGGAGCCTGTGGAACGGCGAGGACTGGGCGACCAACGGCGGCAAGGACAAGATCAACTGGATGTACGCGCCATTCACGGCCAGCTTCAGAACCTTCTCCATCGATGGCTGCCCCGCCTTTGAGGGCGGCCCTCAGTGCTACTCTTCCAAGTACTGGTGGAACGGAGGAGGGTACGCCGGTCTCTCCCCGAAGCAGATCCTCGCTTATCGGATGATTAGGAAAAGGCACCTCGTTTATGACTACTGTACCGACCGACGTCGGTATCCTGTCCCTCCCCCAGAGTGCTCCCAGACAGTTTAg
- the LOC116250895 gene encoding ferredoxin-thioredoxin reductase catalytic chain, chloroplastic — protein MTVAMNVRSLGSSVGAPLFTVPPPSTRGFRIPSRRIRIRASAEPSDKSVEIMRKFSEQYARRSGTYFCSDKTVTAVVIKGLADHKDSVGAPLCPCRHYDDKAAEVGQGFWNCPCVPMRERKECHCMLFLTPDNDFAGKDQTISLEEIKEAASKM, from the exons ATGACGGTAGCAATGAACGTCCGGTCTTTGGGGAGCAGCGTAGGCGCACCCCTATTCACTGTGCCACCGCCATCTACCCGTGGTTTCAGGATACCTTCCAGGCGCATCAGAATCCGGGCATCAG CTGAACCTTCAGACAAATCCGTTGAGATTATGAGGAAGTTTTCAGAGCAGTATGCTCGTCGCTCAGGAACATACTTCTGTTCTGATAAAACAGTGACTGCTGTTGTTATAAAG GGATTGGCTGATCACAAAGATTCAGTTGGAGCGCCCTTGTGCCCTTGCAG GCATTATGATGATAAGGCTGCTGAAGTTGGACAAGGATTTTGGAATTGTCCATGTGTCCCCATGAGAGAAAG AAAAGAGTGCCATTGTATGTTATTCCTCACCCCTGATAATGACTTTGCTGGGAAAGATCAG ACTATTTCTCTGGAAGAAATTAAAGAAGCGGCATCCAAAATGTGA